The Oscarella lobularis chromosome 4, ooOscLobu1.1, whole genome shotgun sequence nucleotide sequence GAAAAAACTCCTCTACACGGGCTTGAGTGCTGAGGGGGAGGGGCGAGAATCGTACTTGCACGTgaggaaggagaagaagccCGAACAGAAGTACGAGTACCCAATGACAAGCGCTTGGGAGTACGGATGGAAAATTATGGACTTGATGGGCTCCGAAACGGAGAAAGCGGCGCGATTCGGACGCACAAAAATCATTCGCGACTCCTTCTACAGAACGAATGGAATCTTCTAAACAGACCGACCTGAATCTACTCTATTGTGTATATGCGTTTCGTTTTGGTAGCCAATACTGTAGTGTAATGTTCGTGGGGTTGTTTCTAATCCGGGCTCTTGATGTTATGTGTACGGAGGATCCTGTCCGTGTTCTAGAGCTCGATAACGAGCCGCCACCAGCGTCGATCGCTCCAATCATTCGGTCTACTTTGTTAGTTGCGAAAAAGCCGttcatcgtcctactaacGTCGCGCGAATTGACGTGGTTtgctgaaaacgaaaaacggcgaaatGGTAAGACAAAAATAAAGCGGATTTCGTCGAATAACGCACGTTTCTCACCAGTTCAGTTAAGCCTCCAGGATGTAATTGCCGTTCGGACGACGGCAGACGGCAATTGGAGGCAATCGCGAGCCGATTCGAGCGAATTTagcgtcttttcctttcgccGGAAGTCGCGCGGTAAATGGACACTGAAGCAGTTCACGTTCGAGTGCCAATCGAATCACTTGTGCGCCGAATGGATTCAAAATCTCAAACGCGTTTTGGCAGGTCGTCGAGAAGTTTAATTATTGTTTGCTATCTTATATCTAATTAGGGATGAGACAGCGTCCGCGAATTTTGAAAGTTTTTATTAATCCTTTTGGCGGGAAGAAACGCGCCGTTCAAATTtacgaaaaagacgttcGACCTTTGTGGGAATTGGCTGGAATTCTATTGGACGAAACCGGTTTGAATGCTTTCATTGTTAGCAATAATTCAATACCGTAACCTTAGTGACACAATCAGGCGATCATGCTCCAGACATAATTAGAGAGATGGATCTAAGAAAATATGACGGGTGAAAGAGATCAATCAATATACGCAGCCTTTAGAACGAATGTACTTTATTATCTAGGCTTATATGCGTTGGTGGAGATGGATTGTTTAGTCAGGTAATGAATAGTTTGCTGACTCGCACTCAGCTCGAAGCGGGAGTCGATCAGTCAAGACCGAGATTTATTCCAGCTCGTCCGAGAATAAAATTAGGAATAATACCAGCTGGTATCATAATGAATAATTACAGTACTGCAGATGTGCGAGGCtaacgttttctctctaggATCGACCAACGCTATTTGCTACAGTACGACTGGCACTGTTGATCCAGGCACGTGTGCATTGAGAATTGCCATTGGAGATtcgcgcggcgtcgacgttttcagCGCTGAACATCGCGACAAAGTTCTGTGCTTCGGGATGAGCGCGTCCTATGGTTTCCTTGGCGACGTGCTGGTGGAAAGTGAAAAGCATCGATGGATGGGACCACGGAGATACGACTATGCGGGAATGCGGAGATTCTTTCGACTCAAGTAGTAGAGACGTGGTAAAACAGCAAAGAATAATACTAACTGTATATTTGTAAAGGTCGTATGGATGCGAAGTGATGTACGTTAAGAGTTCCGATACTGTTGGTAGTCCCAAAGATGCTGTCAAATGTAGAACTGGGTATAATGTAACCATTGTTTGGAGGGGTACACTTCCAAAGCGTGTTTTTCCCCCCCAGTTGCACTGTATGTGACGAAGAGATCGACGGACCATCTCCAGCAGAGGCACCACCTAAGGGAGCCATGGCACGAGCCGGCGATAACGAAGTCATGACAGGTAAACAGTACCGATATTTTAAGATACTAATAATTTATATGTATGTAGAACCGAGTGATTGGCAGTCGCTTTCGGGCGAATTTTGCGGGGTCATTGGCGTGACAATTTCCGCTTCTTGCAGTCGCTCTCCTCACGGGGTCTCACCTTCTGCTCACCTTGGCGACGGATGCATCGACATAAGTTTGGTGAAAAAGTGCTctcgatttgattttttgaaattgctgTTTAAAATTTCCCGAACTGGAAATCACGCAAGTGAATCGAATCGGGCGAGGCATTTTTAcggaaaaatttttatttagttgAATTTACcgttcgtcgaaacgcaTCGCGTCCAAGAATTCAAACTGCGTCCACTTGACAAAAACGAAACCGATGCCGCCGAAGGAAAGAACCTAGTCCAGCGAAGAACTACGAATAGTAGCACGTGGAACGTAGACGGCGAAATAATGGAAGAGGCCGAAGTCCAAATTAGGTAAGGACGCGCATCCGTTGTTATCTCTAGATTGACGTGAGTCATTCGATTGTTTAGGGTTCACAGACAGCTGATAACTCTCTTTAGCCGCGGAATCGAAGAAAAATAGTTTTTGTAAAAAATTAGTTAGTCTAATTTTAGAACAAAGTGCGATGAATAGGCGGAGGCGTTCGTGCCTGTA carries:
- the LOC136186414 gene encoding ceramide kinase-like, with protein sequence MFVGLFLIRALDVMCTEDPVRVLELDNEPPPASIAPIIRSTLLVAKKPFIVLLTSRELTWFAENEKRRNVQLSLQDVIAVRTTADGNWRQSRADSSEFSVFSFRRKSRGKWTLKQFTFECQSNHLCAEWIQNLKRVLAGMRQRPRILKVFINPFGGKKRAVQIYEKDVRPLWELAGILLDETVTQSGDHAPDIIREMDLRKYDGLICVGGDGLFSQVMNSLLTRTQLEAGVDQSRPRFIPARPRIKLGIIPAGSTNAICYSTTGTVDPGTCALRIAIGDSRGVDVFSAEHRDKVLCFGMSASYGFLGDVLVESEKHRWMGPRRYDYAGMRRFFRLKSYGCEVMYVKSSDTVGSPKDAVKCRTGCTVCDEEIDGPSPAEAPPKGAMARAGDNEVMTEPSDWQSLSGEFCGVIGVTISASCSRSPHGVSPSAHLGDGCIDISLVKKCSRFDFLKLLFKISRTGNHLNLPFVETHRVQEFKLRPLDKNETDAAEGKNLVQRRTTNSSTWNVDGEIMEEAEVQIRVHRQLITLFSRGIEEK